A single window of Pyxidicoccus xibeiensis DNA harbors:
- a CDS encoding pilus assembly protein N-terminal domain-containing protein — protein sequence MPSLANPSPRPLPPRRPSASGPRRWLWAPLLLTLAAPAVLAEPSSAAPTSKPAEADFAAEVARAESSSEVVRVAVDHQANLYVPGAEHVRVDAPEVLDAGVGEPNLISLAGLRAGRAELLVLRTGRRPLHVRVEVAR from the coding sequence ATGCCCTCGCTCGCGAACCCCTCTCCGCGCCCCCTGCCCCCCCGTCGCCCCTCCGCGTCCGGCCCGCGCCGGTGGCTGTGGGCACCGCTGCTGCTGACGCTGGCCGCGCCCGCCGTGCTGGCGGAGCCCTCGTCCGCGGCCCCCACCTCGAAGCCGGCGGAGGCGGACTTCGCCGCCGAGGTCGCGCGCGCGGAGTCGTCCTCCGAGGTGGTGCGGGTGGCGGTGGACCACCAGGCGAACCTGTACGTGCCGGGCGCCGAGCACGTGAGGGTGGACGCGCCCGAGGTGCTGGACGCGGGCGTGGGTGAGCCGAACCTCATCTCGCTGGCGGGGCTGCGCGCGGGCCGCGCGGAGCTGCTGGTGCTGCGCACGGGCCGGCGGCCGCTGCACGTGCGCGTGGAGGTGGCGCGATGA
- a CDS encoding GFA family protein, giving the protein MSVRRASCSCGQLQLACEGEPVRISMCHCLACQQRTGSVFGVQARFPREAVTAITGRSTSYVRVEDSGNSSTFHFCPECGTTVYWEFGTLPEMLAVAVGAFADPSFPAPRVSVYEERRHAWALPTAIELEHMD; this is encoded by the coding sequence ATGTCCGTACGTCGCGCCTCATGCAGTTGCGGTCAGCTTCAACTGGCGTGTGAAGGCGAGCCCGTTCGGATTTCCATGTGCCACTGCCTCGCCTGCCAGCAGCGGACGGGCAGTGTCTTCGGCGTGCAGGCCCGGTTCCCACGAGAGGCAGTCACCGCCATCACGGGACGCTCCACGTCCTATGTCCGTGTCGAAGACAGTGGAAACTCCAGCACTTTCCATTTCTGCCCGGAGTGCGGAACGACCGTCTACTGGGAGTTCGGCACCCTGCCAGAGATGCTCGCGGTCGCCGTCGGCGCCTTCGCCGATCCCAGCTTCCCGGCGCCAAGGGTCTCCGTCTACGAGGAACGGCGCCATGCCTGGGCCCTTCCAACGGCCATAGAGCTCGAACACATGGATTGA
- a CDS encoding imm11 family protein, translating into MPKRYFDLSDDVYVPGRWHLHTPLDERGEEVNPWQFTKGHSVQLSGRLRMPLQVDGVPLDFTLGGMDVPVVRAHVADLLEEVASDDLQILPVDIDGQTDPYRIVVATRLIRCIDDQASEEVRYWKPEDGRPEKVGKYRVVAGMRIDPSKVGNAHVFRPWGWTVALIVSEDIKHALERAHVTGTKFREV; encoded by the coding sequence ATGCCGAAGCGGTACTTCGACCTGTCCGATGACGTCTACGTCCCGGGACGATGGCATCTCCACACGCCGCTCGACGAGCGCGGCGAAGAAGTGAACCCCTGGCAATTCACCAAGGGACACTCAGTGCAGCTCAGCGGTCGGCTGCGAATGCCACTCCAAGTAGACGGAGTACCGCTCGACTTCACGCTGGGCGGCATGGACGTTCCCGTCGTGCGCGCGCACGTGGCGGACCTCCTTGAGGAGGTGGCTTCCGACGACCTGCAAATCCTCCCCGTGGACATCGATGGGCAGACGGACCCGTACCGCATCGTCGTCGCCACCCGGCTCATCCGGTGCATCGACGACCAGGCTTCCGAGGAGGTGCGGTACTGGAAGCCAGAGGACGGGCGCCCCGAGAAGGTCGGCAAGTACCGCGTCGTCGCCGGCATGCGCATCGACCCCTCCAAGGTCGGCAACGCCCACGTCTTCCGCCCCTGGGGCTGGACTGTCGCCCTCATCGTCTCCGAGGACATCAAGCACGCCCTGGAGCGCGCCCACGTCACCGGCACGAAGTTCAGGGAGGTCTGA
- a CDS encoding PilW family protein, translated as MRRPSQARSAGFTLLEVLIGTTISSVVLLAVAATVIGVNSVFQGNSLSKQTVEGSRVGMDYLKRTLRLAGYGLDPALAFDFNTAGLPGNAKDNFVQDLTPWGTVITDDLAFRYRDPMYLRRGHVSGSGPYTLNLEAGTSFGQGFRLGQTLLLACPGGLEYFLGRLNADALATANTAALTAVPESPALPACLTNADRPAFVLLVHEKRLRVESFGGRPYLVVRHGWAADSDFDPLVANVESFQVAYQMNRPPASSTCCVGQAAPDATEGTGTSWLLGDEDVALLPNTGPTRPTYDTQYDAVERYTAHPANIRAVRVGLTVRSSRQQPSQARELEPPPRLLNAPAPAGTDAFFRSTVETSIRVPNMTSRTFFIPDLRNPTDATSKKNVGGG; from the coding sequence ATGAGGCGGCCCTCCCAGGCACGCAGCGCGGGCTTCACGCTGCTGGAGGTGCTGATTGGCACCACCATCTCCTCCGTCGTGCTGCTGGCGGTGGCCGCCACGGTCATCGGCGTCAACAGCGTCTTCCAGGGCAACAGCCTCTCCAAGCAGACGGTGGAGGGCAGCCGCGTGGGGATGGACTACCTCAAGCGCACGCTGCGGCTGGCCGGCTATGGGCTGGACCCCGCGCTGGCCTTCGACTTCAACACCGCCGGCCTGCCGGGCAACGCGAAGGACAACTTCGTCCAGGACCTCACGCCCTGGGGCACCGTCATCACCGACGACCTGGCGTTCCGCTACCGGGACCCCATGTACCTGCGGCGCGGCCACGTGAGCGGCAGCGGCCCGTACACCCTCAATCTGGAGGCCGGCACCTCCTTCGGGCAGGGGTTTCGCCTGGGGCAGACGCTGCTGCTGGCCTGCCCCGGCGGCCTGGAGTACTTCCTGGGGCGCCTCAACGCGGACGCGCTCGCCACCGCCAACACCGCCGCGCTCACGGCCGTGCCCGAGAGCCCGGCCCTTCCGGCCTGCCTGACCAACGCCGACAGGCCCGCCTTCGTGCTGCTGGTGCACGAGAAGCGGCTGCGCGTGGAGTCGTTCGGCGGGCGGCCGTACCTCGTGGTGCGCCACGGCTGGGCGGCCGACTCCGACTTCGACCCGCTCGTCGCCAACGTCGAGTCCTTCCAGGTCGCCTACCAGATGAACCGGCCCCCCGCGAGCTCCACCTGCTGCGTGGGCCAGGCCGCTCCGGATGCAACGGAGGGCACCGGCACCAGCTGGCTGCTGGGTGACGAGGACGTCGCCCTGCTGCCGAACACCGGCCCCACCCGCCCCACGTACGACACGCAGTACGACGCGGTGGAGCGCTACACCGCGCACCCGGCCAACATCCGCGCCGTGCGCGTGGGCCTCACCGTGCGCTCGTCGCGCCAGCAGCCCTCCCAGGCCCGGGAGCTGGAGCCGCCGCCGCGGCTGCTCAACGCGCCGGCGCCCGCCGGCACGGATGCGTTCTTCCGCTCCACGGTGGAGACGTCCATCCGCGTGCCCAACATGACGTCCCGCACCTTCTTCATCCCCGACCTCCGCAACCCCACCGACGCCACCAGCAAGAAGAACGTCGGGGGAGGATAG
- a CDS encoding peptide chain release factor family protein produces MSTSPARRQAALAALALDDEALLKACEVDYFIASGPGGQHRNTTASGVRLTHPPTELSVSATERRSQVQNKGVALERLREGLKALTFVPKVRRATKPSAGSKRRRLEGKKRTSEKKSLRNSKSIW; encoded by the coding sequence ATGAGCACCTCGCCCGCACGCCGACAAGCCGCGCTCGCCGCCCTCGCCCTGGATGACGAGGCGCTGCTGAAGGCCTGCGAGGTGGACTACTTCATCGCCTCCGGCCCCGGCGGCCAGCACCGCAACACCACCGCCAGCGGCGTGCGCCTCACCCACCCGCCCACGGAGCTGTCCGTCAGCGCCACCGAGCGCCGCAGCCAGGTGCAGAACAAGGGCGTGGCCCTCGAGCGGCTGCGCGAGGGCCTGAAGGCCCTCACCTTCGTGCCCAAGGTGCGCCGCGCCACCAAGCCCTCCGCGGGCTCCAAGCGGCGGCGGCTGGAAGGCAAGAAGCGCACTTCCGAGAAGAAGTCCCTGCGAAATAGCAAGTCTATTTGGTGA
- a CDS encoding type IV pilus modification PilV family protein: MKPLNDSSSRRRAAMRGATLIEGMAAAAVLALGISGVFAGLILASQQNVDARRLSQASAIATQIRSGIHIHGYTRLKAAGGPLTTGRCTADAETRALAGGLESIAGTCVVDLDAYEDAVAPDAVLVPAYSSEERDAYRRVLVWNALGDIDSVAAVVSFRSAGQRRYVKQFIGVYEPRQNVAGVTP, encoded by the coding sequence ATGAAGCCCCTGAATGACTCCTCCTCCCGCCGCCGCGCGGCCATGCGCGGCGCCACCCTCATCGAAGGCATGGCCGCCGCCGCCGTGCTCGCGCTCGGCATCAGCGGCGTCTTCGCCGGGCTGATACTCGCCAGCCAGCAGAACGTGGACGCACGCCGCCTGTCGCAGGCGAGCGCCATCGCCACGCAGATTCGCTCCGGCATCCACATCCACGGCTACACCCGGCTGAAGGCCGCCGGAGGGCCGCTGACCACCGGCCGCTGCACCGCCGACGCGGAGACGCGCGCGCTGGCGGGGGGCCTGGAGTCCATCGCCGGCACCTGCGTGGTGGACCTGGACGCCTACGAGGACGCCGTGGCCCCCGACGCCGTCCTGGTGCCGGCCTACTCCAGCGAGGAGCGCGACGCGTACCGCCGCGTCCTGGTGTGGAACGCCCTGGGCGACATCGACTCCGTCGCGGCGGTGGTGTCCTTCCGGAGCGCGGGCCAGCGCCGCTACGTCAAGCAGTTCATCGGCGTCTACGAGCCGAGGCAGAACGTCGCCGGGGTGACGCCATGA
- a CDS encoding pirin family protein, translated as MIYVRSAEDRGHANHGWLDTHHTFSFSDYYDADFMGFRSLRVINEDTVAPRRGFGMHPHRDMEIITYVLGGAVEHSDSMGTRAVIKPGEVQRMTAGTGVLHSEMNNFDQPLHLLQIWILPREQGLKPGYEQKAFDAKERQGRFRVVASPDGRDGSLTVHQDVVLHGTLLGQGAQAEYALAPGRHAWVQVARGSGTLNGVQVKAGDGVAVSAEARLVLAAQEPIEALLFDLA; from the coding sequence ATGATCTACGTCCGCTCCGCTGAAGACAGGGGCCATGCCAACCATGGCTGGCTGGACACGCACCACACGTTCTCGTTCTCGGACTACTACGACGCGGACTTCATGGGCTTCCGCTCGCTGCGGGTCATCAACGAGGACACGGTGGCGCCCCGGCGGGGGTTCGGCATGCACCCGCACCGGGACATGGAAATCATCACCTACGTGCTGGGCGGCGCGGTGGAGCACAGCGACAGCATGGGCACGCGCGCGGTCATCAAGCCGGGCGAGGTGCAGCGGATGACGGCGGGCACGGGCGTGCTGCACAGCGAGATGAACAACTTCGACCAGCCGCTGCACCTGCTGCAGATCTGGATACTGCCGCGGGAGCAGGGCCTGAAGCCCGGCTACGAGCAGAAGGCGTTCGACGCGAAGGAGCGGCAGGGCCGCTTCCGGGTGGTGGCGTCGCCGGACGGGCGTGACGGCTCGCTGACGGTGCACCAGGACGTGGTGCTGCACGGCACGCTGCTGGGCCAGGGGGCGCAGGCGGAGTACGCGCTGGCACCGGGCCGGCATGCCTGGGTGCAGGTGGCCCGGGGCTCGGGCACGCTGAACGGGGTGCAGGTCAAGGCCGGTGACGGCGTGGCGGTCTCCGCCGAGGCGCGGCTGGTGCTCGCCGCGCAGGAGCCCATCGAGGCGCTGCTGTTCGACCTGGCGTGA
- a CDS encoding pilus assembly FimT family protein, with the protein MSRRSERGLTMLELSVVLAIIGVLAALSFATYERLSVRTGPQNAAADLSGALSEARARAVDRQAEVWLIIYPDIDDQGVAGQGSGGWFLVEDRRRDFGSTSAPPAGHLRYATFTPPGAVEPSPDQGSLVDAIYMDDYTRRSVRFGSTGQLVWDGVFAGLAPSACSFCTGTPRRGAIVFREDGSARLVDGAGTTFVPTGAGAVQRAGSLGLVSSDGQHEFLFAVSGPAGFVDSRSR; encoded by the coding sequence ATGAGCCGCCGGAGCGAGCGCGGCCTGACGATGCTGGAGCTGTCCGTCGTCCTGGCCATCATCGGCGTCCTCGCGGCGCTGTCATTCGCCACGTACGAGCGGCTGAGCGTGCGCACCGGGCCGCAGAACGCCGCCGCCGACCTGTCCGGCGCGCTGTCCGAGGCCCGCGCCCGGGCGGTGGACCGTCAGGCGGAGGTGTGGCTCATCATCTACCCGGACATCGACGACCAGGGCGTGGCCGGACAGGGCTCAGGGGGCTGGTTCCTCGTCGAGGACCGGCGGCGCGACTTCGGCAGCACCAGCGCCCCTCCTGCCGGCCATCTGCGCTACGCCACCTTCACTCCCCCGGGAGCCGTGGAGCCCTCGCCGGACCAGGGCTCGCTGGTGGATGCCATCTACATGGACGACTACACGCGCAGGAGCGTGCGCTTCGGCAGCACGGGCCAGCTCGTCTGGGATGGCGTCTTCGCCGGGCTGGCGCCCTCGGCTTGCAGCTTCTGCACGGGCACCCCGCGGCGCGGCGCCATCGTCTTCCGCGAGGACGGCTCGGCGCGCCTCGTCGACGGCGCGGGCACGACGTTCGTCCCCACGGGCGCTGGCGCGGTGCAGCGAGCCGGGTCGCTGGGGCTCGTCTCCTCGGATGGCCAGCATGAGTTCCTGTTCGCAGTCTCCGGTCCGGCTGGGTTCGTCGACTCGAGGTCTCGCTGA
- a CDS encoding AHH domain-containing protein has translation MIARGLMTLLVVALVGCGTSSRSVRLRTGQGEALVFTPGTQSAPVELGKEEFEETIERMGRDVSIAESPRRAALRLFTDSLSPHSAGKLGIVTVGRPRQSLHLLPEQQDAGAKLARAYERWCQEKSSSSDCLRLLDRGLTLDEEGKRTLAFRFAIDSVWDETAEALEDLTDRDAVIAMLATTGVVYFGLWLLPEPFSKGVAAVLTVGLVAYLGWDTVWSLVQGWRVLAEEVRAASTFEELQHAGEKYGRVMGQNAARAFVMLAMAALGSTAQTMAAKLPTLPGSAQAALVGAEQGGFRLAAAGQVVSVEVASGGVITIGLDPGAVASTARDPNGAASGPVDGEGHEHHIATNKWKDATHSGGPWTPKLQRLFDRAGMSLDDPANRVRVPGHKGPHPQDYHEEVFRRLREATDDCLTIQHCREGLMGELRALAVEIRTPATRLNKLVTKSE, from the coding sequence ATGATTGCGCGCGGGTTGATGACGCTGCTGGTGGTGGCGCTCGTCGGGTGCGGAACGTCCTCGAGGAGCGTGCGGCTGAGGACCGGGCAGGGTGAAGCCCTCGTCTTCACGCCAGGCACACAGAGCGCCCCTGTCGAACTGGGCAAGGAGGAGTTCGAGGAGACCATCGAGCGGATGGGGCGCGACGTCTCCATCGCCGAGAGCCCACGCAGGGCCGCGCTGAGACTGTTCACCGACTCCCTGAGCCCGCATTCCGCCGGGAAGCTGGGCATCGTCACCGTGGGACGCCCTCGGCAGAGCCTGCACCTGCTTCCCGAGCAGCAGGACGCGGGAGCGAAGCTGGCCCGTGCCTACGAGCGCTGGTGCCAGGAAAAGAGCAGCTCCAGCGACTGCCTCCGCCTGCTGGACCGGGGGCTCACGTTGGACGAGGAGGGCAAGCGCACCCTCGCCTTCCGCTTCGCCATCGACTCGGTGTGGGACGAGACCGCCGAAGCGCTGGAGGACCTGACGGACAGGGACGCGGTGATTGCCATGCTGGCCACCACTGGAGTCGTCTACTTCGGCTTGTGGCTGCTGCCCGAGCCTTTCTCAAAGGGCGTGGCCGCAGTCCTCACGGTGGGCCTCGTCGCGTATCTCGGTTGGGACACGGTCTGGAGTCTCGTCCAGGGCTGGCGGGTCCTCGCCGAGGAAGTCAGAGCGGCCAGTACCTTCGAGGAGCTTCAGCATGCGGGAGAGAAGTACGGGAGGGTGATGGGCCAGAACGCCGCGCGCGCCTTCGTCATGCTGGCGATGGCGGCGCTCGGCAGCACGGCGCAGACGATGGCGGCGAAGCTGCCCACGCTGCCCGGCTCCGCGCAGGCGGCGCTGGTGGGCGCGGAGCAGGGAGGCTTCCGGCTCGCCGCGGCGGGACAGGTGGTCTCGGTGGAGGTGGCTTCGGGCGGCGTCATCACCATCGGGCTGGACCCCGGTGCGGTGGCCTCGACAGCGCGCGACCCCAATGGCGCTGCTTCAGGCCCGGTGGACGGAGAGGGGCACGAGCACCACATCGCCACCAACAAGTGGAAGGACGCCACGCACAGCGGTGGACCATGGACACCGAAGCTTCAGAGGCTCTTCGACCGGGCCGGCATGTCCCTGGACGACCCAGCGAACAGGGTCCGCGTTCCAGGACATAAAGGACCGCACCCGCAGGATTATCACGAGGAGGTTTTCAGACGGCTACGCGAGGCTACAGACGACTGCCTCACCATCCAGCATTGCAGGGAGGGACTGATGGGCGAACTACGAGCGCTGGCGGTGGAAATCCGCACGCCCGCAACCCGGCTCAACAAGCTGGTCACCAAGAGTGAGTAA
- a CDS encoding histone deacetylase family protein: protein MRVFHSDGYEVPLPPGHRFPMEKYRLVREALVERGVVPDCWLTESTPCSREDLERVHTPRYLDAFFHGTLTDAELRRLGFPWSPGLLARSRAAVSGTLQAAHAALQDGIGGNLAGGTHHGFPDHGEGFCVFNDIAVAIRALQATRTVRRAVVVDLDVHQGNGTAAIFAGDDSVFTFSMHGEHNFPFRKQPSHRDVGLPDGTGDAAYLDALALHLPEVLETAGADILFFQAGVDPLAEDALGRLSLTLAGLRERDRIVLATARHRSLPAVLTLGGGYAKPLSATIDAHVGTYEVARQVFR, encoded by the coding sequence ATGCGCGTCTTCCACTCGGACGGCTACGAAGTCCCGTTGCCTCCCGGGCACCGCTTCCCCATGGAGAAGTACCGCCTCGTGCGTGAGGCCCTGGTGGAGCGCGGCGTCGTGCCCGACTGCTGGCTCACCGAGTCCACCCCCTGCTCCCGCGAGGACCTGGAGCGCGTCCACACGCCCCGCTACCTCGACGCCTTCTTCCACGGCACCCTCACCGACGCCGAGCTGCGCCGCCTCGGCTTCCCCTGGTCCCCCGGCCTCCTCGCCCGCTCACGCGCCGCCGTCTCCGGCACCCTCCAGGCCGCGCACGCCGCCCTCCAGGACGGCATCGGCGGCAACCTCGCCGGAGGCACCCACCACGGCTTCCCCGACCACGGGGAGGGCTTCTGCGTCTTCAACGACATCGCCGTGGCCATCCGCGCCCTCCAGGCCACCCGCACCGTCCGCCGCGCCGTCGTCGTCGACCTCGACGTGCACCAGGGCAACGGCACCGCCGCCATCTTCGCGGGCGATGACTCCGTCTTCACCTTCTCCATGCACGGCGAGCACAACTTCCCCTTCCGCAAGCAGCCCTCCCACCGCGACGTGGGCCTGCCCGACGGGACGGGGGACGCCGCCTACCTCGACGCGCTCGCCCTCCACCTCCCCGAGGTGCTCGAGACGGCCGGCGCCGACATCCTCTTCTTCCAGGCCGGCGTGGACCCGCTCGCCGAGGACGCGCTGGGCCGGCTCTCCCTCACCCTCGCAGGCCTGCGCGAGCGCGACCGCATCGTGCTGGCCACTGCCCGACACCGAAGCCTCCCCGCGGTGCTCACCCTCGGCGGTGGCTACGCGAAGCCCTTGTCCGCCACCATCGACGCGCACGTGGGCACGTACGAGGTCGCGCGACAGGTGTTCCGGTGA